From one Streptomyces sp. ICC1 genomic stretch:
- a CDS encoding alpha/beta hydrolase, whose product MSSTELPGVRSTAASSSQVGAVRVAEGEQLRTDRLPGLEMNVRVRPPVRAGLPPALFVHGLGGSSQNWSALMARLADSVDGEAVDLPGFGWSPPPADRDYSVTGLARSVIRHLDAAGRGPVHLFGNSLGGAVSTRIAAVRPDLVRTLTLVSPALPELRVQKSAVPTALLAVPGMAGVLDRLTRGMSAEQRTRGVTDLCYGDPSRVTPEAFEAAVEEMGRRLALPYFWEALTRSSRGIVDAYTLGGQHGLWRQAQRVLAPTLLVYGGRDQLVSYRMARKAAAAFRDSRLLCLPEAGHVAMMEYPEVVAAAFRELLEGAGDVRGTEPAPEADADTDEHGKG is encoded by the coding sequence ATGTCTTCGACCGAGCTGCCGGGTGTACGGTCCACCGCCGCGTCGTCCTCCCAGGTGGGAGCCGTGCGAGTGGCCGAAGGAGAGCAGCTGCGCACCGACCGGCTGCCCGGGCTGGAAATGAACGTGCGGGTCCGCCCGCCGGTCCGCGCCGGGCTGCCGCCCGCGCTCTTCGTACACGGGCTCGGCGGGTCCTCGCAGAACTGGTCCGCGCTCATGGCGCGGCTCGCCGACTCCGTCGACGGCGAGGCCGTCGACCTGCCCGGATTCGGCTGGTCCCCGCCGCCCGCGGACCGGGACTACTCCGTCACCGGACTGGCGCGCTCCGTCATCCGCCACCTCGACGCGGCCGGGCGCGGCCCGGTGCACCTGTTCGGCAACTCCCTCGGTGGGGCCGTCTCCACGCGGATCGCGGCCGTCCGCCCCGACCTGGTGCGCACGCTGACCCTGGTGTCACCGGCCCTGCCCGAGCTGCGCGTGCAGAAGTCGGCCGTGCCGACCGCGCTGCTCGCCGTACCCGGCATGGCCGGGGTCCTCGACCGCCTCACCCGCGGGATGAGCGCCGAGCAGCGCACCCGGGGGGTGACGGACCTCTGTTACGGAGACCCCTCACGGGTGACGCCCGAGGCGTTCGAGGCGGCCGTCGAGGAGATGGGGCGCCGGCTCGCGCTGCCGTACTTCTGGGAGGCCCTGACCCGTTCCTCGCGCGGCATCGTCGACGCGTACACCCTCGGCGGGCAGCACGGGCTGTGGCGCCAGGCGCAGCGGGTCCTGGCTCCCACGCTCCTGGTCTACGGTGGCCGGGACCAACTGGTCTCGTACCGTATGGCGCGCAAGGCCGCGGCGGCCTTCCGGGACTCGCGGCTGCTGTGCCTTCCCGAGGCCGGGCACGTGGCGATGATGGAGTACCCCGAGGTGGTCGCGGCCGCCTTCCGGGAACTGCTGGAGGGCGCGGGCGACGTGCGCGGCACCGAGCCGGCCCCCGAGGCGGACGCGGACACCGACGAACACGGCAAGGGCTGA